The Chryseobacterium indicum genome contains a region encoding:
- a CDS encoding bifunctional UDP-N-acetylmuramoyl-tripeptide:D-alanyl-D-alanine ligase/alanine racemase, with the protein MNYTTNHIAEITNAKIIGDKNIIIRNIAFDSRIIYSTKNTAFIAINTSKNSGEKFIESAIDRGINVIISEHHHPQFENITWIIVENSIEFLQKLAKFHFENAHLKSIGITGSNGKTILKEWLYQCLWNEFPTVKSPKSFNSQIGLPLSLLQINNSHQLGIFEVGISKPDEMEKLENIFHPQIGLLTHIGTAHLANFQSEEELIDEKIKLFKHSETVIYNGDNSLVDKKIKELYSGKKLISYGFKEDNEVYFKNNISKNEDVTVHYFNEEISFPVHQRDEATLTNALALVTVLKELGIENEKIVEKINALKAVEMRLEAIEGIKNNIVINDSFNLDLDSLKTALQFLNEYNKPKKSLVLTDIVGVNSNSKELYEEVSELVNEQKFDSVFLIGDEISKFSELFKTKTFTFISTQELIESKYLTEIENQIILLKGARKFEIERLKDLLELRKHDTVLEINLNAILHNINYHKSLLKPSTKMMAMVKANSYGLGSYEISEFLQHHHIDYLGVAFVDEGVELRKKGITVPVVVMNPEQHSYETVIAYNLEPEIYSFRVLELFYEAVQKSGYDKKYPIHIKLETGMHRLGFKGNELDQLSETLNSMNVKVQSIFSHLSSSDLPDEKEFTLHQLETFEKNSSYLIEKLGYTPIRHILNSSGITNYTNHQYDMVRIGIGMLGESPNSEIQKQLRSVVSFKTVISQISTVENGESVGYSRRFKTDHQTKIATIPVGYADGIPRLIGNQVGNVGIHKTLAPIVGSICMDMMMINVDHIPNVKEGDTVTVFNAKPSLKEFADYCKTITYEVLTSISPRVKRIYIKD; encoded by the coding sequence ATGAACTACACGACAAACCATATCGCAGAAATCACCAATGCGAAGATTATTGGAGACAAAAATATAATAATCAGGAATATCGCTTTCGACAGCAGGATTATTTATTCTACTAAAAATACTGCGTTTATAGCGATCAATACTTCAAAAAATTCCGGGGAAAAGTTCATTGAATCTGCGATCGACCGTGGAATAAACGTCATCATTTCCGAACATCATCATCCGCAGTTTGAAAATATTACGTGGATCATTGTTGAAAATTCGATTGAGTTTCTTCAGAAATTAGCTAAATTTCATTTTGAAAATGCTCATTTAAAATCCATCGGAATTACAGGAAGTAACGGAAAAACGATTTTAAAGGAGTGGCTGTATCAATGTCTGTGGAATGAATTTCCAACGGTAAAAAGCCCGAAGAGTTTCAATTCCCAGATCGGACTTCCTCTTTCTCTGCTTCAGATTAATAATTCTCATCAATTAGGAATTTTTGAAGTAGGAATTTCCAAGCCAGACGAAATGGAAAAGCTCGAAAATATTTTCCATCCGCAGATTGGTTTGCTCACTCATATCGGAACTGCTCATCTTGCCAATTTCCAATCGGAGGAGGAGCTGATTGATGAAAAAATCAAATTATTCAAACATTCTGAAACGGTTATTTACAACGGGGATAATTCTCTGGTTGACAAAAAGATAAAGGAATTATATTCAGGTAAAAAATTAATTTCTTACGGCTTTAAGGAAGACAACGAAGTTTACTTCAAAAACAATATTTCGAAAAACGAAGATGTAACGGTACATTATTTCAACGAAGAAATCTCTTTTCCGGTGCATCAGAGAGATGAAGCGACTTTAACGAATGCTTTGGCGCTTGTAACGGTTTTAAAGGAACTTGGTATTGAAAACGAAAAGATCGTCGAAAAAATCAACGCTTTAAAGGCCGTTGAAATGAGACTTGAAGCGATTGAAGGAATTAAGAACAACATTGTCATCAACGATTCTTTTAACCTTGATCTTGATTCTCTGAAAACCGCGCTTCAATTTCTTAATGAATACAATAAACCGAAAAAATCTCTGGTTCTTACAGATATTGTAGGGGTAAATTCTAATTCGAAAGAACTTTATGAAGAAGTTTCCGAGCTTGTAAACGAACAGAAATTCGACTCTGTTTTTCTAATCGGTGATGAGATATCAAAATTTAGTGAATTATTTAAAACTAAAACTTTTACTTTCATCAGTACCCAAGAACTAATTGAAAGTAAATACCTTACAGAAATTGAAAACCAGATCATTTTATTAAAAGGAGCAAGGAAATTTGAGATCGAAAGACTTAAAGATCTGCTTGAACTCAGAAAACACGATACAGTTTTAGAAATTAATTTGAATGCTATTCTTCATAACATCAATTACCATAAATCTTTACTAAAGCCATCCACAAAAATGATGGCGATGGTTAAAGCAAACTCTTATGGTTTAGGAAGTTATGAGATTTCGGAATTCTTGCAGCATCATCACATAGATTATCTTGGAGTCGCTTTCGTTGATGAAGGTGTAGAACTCAGAAAAAAAGGAATTACGGTTCCTGTTGTGGTCATGAATCCTGAACAGCACAGTTATGAAACGGTGATTGCGTATAATCTGGAACCGGAAATTTACAGTTTCAGAGTTCTGGAATTATTCTATGAAGCGGTTCAGAAATCCGGATATGATAAAAAATACCCGATCCATATCAAACTGGAAACAGGAATGCATCGTCTTGGTTTTAAAGGCAATGAACTGGATCAGTTAAGCGAGACTTTAAATTCAATGAATGTAAAAGTTCAGAGTATTTTCAGCCATCTTTCGTCATCTGATTTACCGGATGAAAAAGAATTTACCTTACATCAGCTAGAAACCTTTGAGAAAAATTCCAGCTATTTGATAGAAAAATTGGGGTACACTCCTATCCGACATATTTTAAATTCTTCAGGAATAACCAATTACACCAATCATCAGTACGATATGGTAAGAATCGGGATTGGAATGTTAGGAGAATCACCAAATAGTGAAATACAGAAACAACTGAGATCTGTCGTAAGCTTTAAAACGGTAATCTCTCAAATTTCTACGGTAGAAAACGGAGAATCAGTAGGTTACAGCCGTCGATTTAAAACAGATCATCAGACAAAAATAGCCACTATTCCTGTAGGATATGCCGATGGAATCCCAAGATTAATCGGAAACCAGGTCGGAAATGTAGGAATCCACAAAACCCTTGCTCCGATTGTAGGAAGCATCTGTATGGATATGATGATGATTAATGTAGATCATATCCCGAATGTAAAGGAAGGCGATACTGTTACCGTTTTTAACGCAAAACCAAGTTTAAAAGAATTCGCAGACTACTGCAAAACAATAACCTATGAAGTTTTAACCTCCATTTCGCCCCGTGTGAAACGGATTTATATTAAAGATTAG
- a CDS encoding patatin-like phospholipase family protein, which yields MRKLLIILFAFQLLLIQSQVKKDLVISKNPKIGLSLAGGGAKGFSHIGVLKVLDSLGVKVDYIAGTSMGAIVGGLYASGYSGKEIEKIVMDTDFYSLITDPKAKRQETTFFNKSVDKYLLSIPLKNGKITLPSSISSGQKNVYLLKELFKNVSNIDDFSKLPIPFMCVATNLESGNMQIFEKGDLVQSIMASSAFPSLMDPVKINDSIYIDGAMTVNYPSKPLKDKGIDIVIGVDLNQDLSKREDLNSIIAILNQVIDFGIKKDTKRQYQYTDINIKPNLTGMTATSYDDKKKILDSGYVEGLKYVDILDQLPKRPFDRIRQQMSPIYSNVYKIDSLEIEGSRIYGKNYVLGKMGLRLPSLQTYGSINKQIDKLVATNNYKFINYDIISGNNSNYLKLYVTEDDTRHFLKFGLHYDEIFKTGLLLNYSAKRLLSRNSNLSLDIVVGDKPRYYLNYFIDNGYIPGFGIYSSGMSFNLKDVNNNEVDKWIWLRNEAYIQSIWKDKFAIGGGISHDYFEAEFNGDNKRYSRFLNPYIFLKSDTQNDRDFPTRGIYINAEGKVIDLLKSEVEKRLVQVKADIRINLPLSKQFSYRLNLYGGITIGENLPDFYKYRLGGIFEQNIVNYRSFSGFYFAQLNSNNVVLISNDLQFKFNKNYFLSGNFSFANLSNDITFEDAVKLNFSSVGLTAGYKSPFGQIKINFSHSLKNNQKGIFSVILGHWF from the coding sequence ATGAGAAAGCTCCTGATTATTTTATTTGCCTTTCAATTGCTTCTGATTCAGTCTCAGGTAAAGAAAGACCTCGTTATTTCGAAAAATCCCAAAATAGGACTTTCTCTTGCAGGTGGCGGAGCTAAAGGATTTTCTCATATAGGCGTACTTAAAGTGCTGGATTCTCTGGGCGTAAAAGTAGATTATATTGCAGGAACAAGTATGGGAGCCATTGTCGGCGGACTGTACGCTTCCGGATATTCAGGAAAAGAGATAGAAAAGATTGTAATGGATACCGATTTCTATTCTTTAATCACAGATCCCAAAGCAAAACGACAGGAAACAACTTTCTTTAATAAATCTGTTGACAAATATCTTTTGTCTATTCCTCTTAAAAACGGAAAAATCACCCTTCCCTCTTCCATCAGTTCCGGACAGAAAAATGTATATCTGCTGAAGGAACTTTTCAAGAATGTCTCCAATATCGACGATTTCTCCAAACTCCCGATTCCTTTTATGTGTGTTGCGACCAATCTGGAAAGCGGCAATATGCAGATTTTTGAAAAAGGAGATCTGGTACAGTCGATTATGGCAAGTTCTGCATTTCCGTCACTTATGGATCCCGTAAAAATAAATGACAGTATTTATATTGACGGAGCGATGACGGTAAACTATCCTTCCAAACCTTTAAAAGATAAAGGAATTGATATCGTTATCGGAGTAGATCTCAATCAGGATCTTTCCAAACGTGAAGATCTGAACAGCATTATCGCCATCCTGAATCAGGTTATTGATTTCGGAATTAAAAAAGATACCAAAAGACAGTATCAGTATACCGACATCAACATCAAGCCTAATTTAACAGGCATGACCGCTACAAGCTATGATGATAAGAAAAAAATTCTCGACAGCGGCTACGTAGAAGGCTTAAAATACGTCGATATTCTCGATCAGCTACCCAAGAGACCTTTCGACAGAATAAGACAGCAAATGAGCCCTATTTACTCCAATGTTTATAAAATCGACAGTCTCGAAATTGAAGGAAGCAGGATTTACGGTAAAAATTATGTTTTAGGGAAAATGGGACTGCGGCTCCCTTCTCTCCAAACCTACGGAAGCATCAATAAACAAATTGATAAATTAGTCGCCACCAACAATTACAAATTCATCAATTACGATATAATTTCCGGAAACAATTCAAATTACCTTAAGCTCTACGTTACCGAAGACGATACAAGACATTTTCTAAAATTCGGATTGCATTACGACGAAATTTTCAAAACCGGACTTCTTTTAAATTATTCAGCAAAACGACTTTTATCTCGAAATTCAAATCTTTCGCTGGACATTGTTGTAGGAGATAAACCCCGATATTATTTAAACTATTTTATTGATAACGGCTACATTCCGGGCTTCGGAATTTATTCTTCGGGAATGAGCTTCAATTTGAAAGACGTCAATAACAATGAAGTCGACAAATGGATCTGGCTGAGAAATGAAGCTTATATTCAGTCGATCTGGAAAGATAAATTTGCTATCGGCGGTGGGATCAGTCACGATTATTTCGAAGCAGAATTCAATGGCGATAATAAAAGATACAGCAGATTTCTCAATCCGTACATTTTTCTGAAAAGCGACACCCAAAACGACAGAGACTTCCCTACCCGCGGAATTTACATTAACGCAGAAGGAAAAGTAATCGATCTACTAAAATCGGAAGTAGAAAAAAGACTCGTTCAGGTAAAAGCAGATATCAGAATAAATCTTCCTCTTTCAAAACAGTTTTCCTACAGACTCAATCTTTACGGAGGAATCACGATCGGAGAAAACCTTCCCGACTTCTACAAATACAGACTGGGCGGAATCTTTGAACAGAATATAGTAAACTACAGAAGCTTCTCAGGATTTTATTTTGCTCAGCTAAACAGCAATAATGTGGTTTTAATTTCAAACGACCTTCAGTTTAAATTCAATAAAAACTATTTCCTGAGCGGAAATTTCTCTTTTGCCAACCTTTCCAATGATATAACCTTTGAGGATGCGGTAAAACTAAATTTCAGCTCAGTAGGATTAACGGCTGGATACAAATCTCCTTTCGGGCAGATTAAAATCAACTTCAGCCATTCACTTAAAAACAATCAAAAAGGCATATTCAGTGTTATCTTAGGACACTGGTTTTAA